In Lactococcus garvieae subsp. garvieae, the following proteins share a genomic window:
- a CDS encoding proline--tRNA ligase, translating into MKQSKMLIPTLREMPSDAQVISHALLVRAGYVRQISAGIYAYLPLANRVLEKLKTIMREEFEEIGAVELLAPALLTADLWRESGRYDTYGEDLYKLKNRDHSDFILGPTHEETMTALVRDEVTSYKKLPLNVYQIQSKYRDEKRPRYGLLRGREFIMKDGYSFHADYESLDETYNDYKRAYEKIFSRAGLDFKAIIGDGGAMGGKDSQEFMAITADRTDLEKWLVLGNSIESIDEIPNSVIEQIQEELAKWLVAGEDTVVYADGGDYSANLEMATNKFENIASYTETLELEKVATPEAKTIDEVAAFLEADVAETIKTLVFRVDEELVVVLMHGNDELNEVKLQNYLGASSVEPATEADVENLAGAHFGSLGPIGLKDVKIIADREVQAVKNAIIGANEDGFHYRNANFGRDFEVDEFVDLRTVNEGEMSPDGRGTLKFARGIEIGHIFKLGTRYSDSMGANVLDKNGKAVPIVMGCYGIGVSRLLSAILEQFARIYVEKTPREEYKFSWSINFPKELAPFDIHLVPVNTKDEEAMAVTAELETALRGKGYQVLVDDRNERAGVKFADSDLIGLPVRVTIGKKASEGIVEVKIRATGEVVEINKEELVNTIEILTK; encoded by the coding sequence TACTTGCCATTGGCAAATCGCGTGCTTGAAAAACTTAAAACAATCATGCGTGAAGAATTTGAAGAAATCGGTGCGGTGGAACTCTTGGCTCCAGCACTTTTAACAGCAGACCTCTGGCGTGAATCAGGACGTTACGATACTTATGGGGAAGACCTCTACAAGTTGAAAAACCGCGACCATTCCGACTTTATCTTGGGTCCTACGCATGAAGAAACAATGACTGCCTTGGTGCGTGATGAAGTTACTTCATATAAAAAACTTCCTTTAAACGTTTACCAAATTCAATCGAAATATCGTGATGAAAAACGTCCACGTTATGGGTTGCTCCGCGGTCGTGAATTCATCATGAAAGATGGTTATAGTTTCCATGCGGACTATGAAAGTCTTGATGAAACTTATAACGACTACAAGCGTGCTTATGAAAAAATCTTTAGCCGTGCAGGTCTTGATTTCAAAGCAATCATCGGTGACGGTGGTGCTATGGGCGGTAAGGATAGTCAAGAGTTCATGGCTATCACAGCTGATCGCACGGATCTTGAAAAATGGTTGGTTCTTGGAAATTCCATTGAATCAATTGATGAAATTCCAAACTCAGTTATTGAACAAATTCAAGAAGAGCTTGCGAAATGGTTGGTTGCAGGTGAAGACACAGTCGTTTATGCTGACGGTGGTGACTACTCCGCTAACCTGGAAATGGCAACAAACAAGTTTGAAAATATCGCCAGCTATACGGAAACCTTGGAGCTTGAAAAAGTTGCAACACCTGAAGCGAAGACAATCGATGAAGTTGCTGCCTTTTTAGAAGCGGACGTTGCTGAAACGATTAAAACGCTTGTTTTCCGTGTTGATGAAGAGTTGGTTGTTGTGCTGATGCACGGTAACGATGAGTTGAATGAAGTGAAACTCCAAAACTACCTGGGCGCAAGTTCTGTTGAACCTGCCACAGAAGCAGATGTTGAAAACTTAGCTGGTGCTCACTTTGGTTCACTTGGTCCTATCGGTTTGAAAGATGTTAAGATCATTGCTGACCGTGAAGTTCAAGCGGTTAAGAATGCTATCATCGGTGCAAATGAAGATGGTTTCCACTATCGTAATGCTAATTTTGGTCGTGACTTTGAAGTAGACGAATTTGTAGATTTACGCACGGTTAATGAAGGCGAAATGTCTCCGGACGGTCGTGGTACACTTAAGTTTGCGCGTGGTATCGAGATTGGACACATCTTTAAATTAGGCACACGCTACTCAGATTCAATGGGTGCCAACGTTCTTGACAAAAATGGTAAGGCAGTACCGATCGTTATGGGTTGTTATGGTATCGGCGTAAGCCGTTTGCTTTCAGCAATTCTTGAACAATTTGCCCGTATTTACGTAGAGAAAACACCACGTGAAGAGTACAAATTTAGTTGGTCAATCAACTTCCCTAAAGAGCTTGCACCATTTGATATCCACTTGGTACCTGTCAATACAAAAGATGAAGAAGCAATGGCTGTAACGGCTGAATTAGAAACTGCCCTTCGTGGTAAAGGCTATCAAGTTCTTGTGGATGACCGCAATGAACGTGCTGGAGTCAAGTTCGCAGACAGCGATTTGATTGGCTTACCTGTTCGTGTAACAATTGGTAAAAAAGCAAGCGAAGGCATCGTTGAAGTTAAAATTCGTGCGACGGGTGAAGTTGTTGAAATCAATAAAGAAGAACTTGTCAATACGATTGAAATTTTGACGAAATAA